One genomic region from Ornithinimicrobium flavum encodes:
- a CDS encoding TIGR00730 family Rossman fold protein: protein MSRPTHHQGPVTLRGAQVPRTTTDQRLLDRRGPSDWVHSDPWRVMRIQAEFVEGFGALAELGPAVSVFGSARTAPGHPVYAQAEAVGRALVESGYAVITGGGPGVMEAANKGAAEAGGVSVGLGIELPFESGLNPHVTLGIDFRYFFVRKTMFVKYAEGFVVLPGGVGTLDELFEAVTLIQTGKITHFPIALLGRDFWGPLLGWVRETLVAEGMIGPDDVDLLRVTDDVEEAVAWIRAHREARAGEGPGPVGRASSGEDHVRGSEP from the coding sequence GTGAGCCGACCCACCCACCACCAGGGCCCCGTCACCCTCCGCGGGGCGCAGGTCCCGCGCACCACGACCGACCAGCGGCTCCTGGACCGGCGCGGTCCGAGCGACTGGGTGCACTCCGACCCCTGGCGGGTCATGCGCATCCAGGCCGAGTTCGTCGAGGGCTTCGGCGCGCTGGCCGAGCTCGGTCCGGCCGTCTCGGTCTTCGGCTCGGCACGCACGGCGCCCGGCCACCCGGTCTACGCCCAGGCCGAGGCGGTGGGCCGCGCCCTGGTGGAGAGTGGGTACGCCGTGATCACCGGCGGCGGGCCGGGTGTGATGGAGGCCGCCAACAAGGGCGCCGCCGAGGCGGGCGGGGTGTCGGTGGGCCTGGGGATCGAGCTGCCCTTCGAGAGCGGGCTGAACCCGCACGTCACGCTCGGGATCGACTTCCGCTACTTCTTCGTGCGCAAGACGATGTTCGTCAAGTACGCCGAGGGATTCGTGGTGCTGCCCGGTGGGGTCGGCACCCTGGACGAGCTCTTCGAGGCGGTCACCCTCATCCAGACCGGGAAGATCACCCACTTCCCCATCGCCCTGCTCGGACGGGACTTCTGGGGCCCGTTGCTCGGCTGGGTGAGGGAGACGCTGGTGGCCGAGGGGATGATCGGACCCGACGACGTCGACCTGCTGCGGGTCACCGACGACGTGGAGGAGGCGGTCGCCTGGATCCGCGCGCACCGCGAGGCGAGGGCGGGGGAGGGTCCAGGCCCGGTGGGTCGGGCTTCGTCCGGCGAGGACCACGTGCGAGGATCGGAGCCGTGA
- a CDS encoding citrate synthase, which translates to MTDTNQTAAATLTHKDTELSLPVVPAVEGNDGLDISSLLKSTGDVTLDVGFVNTASCSSEITYIDGDAGILRYRGYPIEQLAEHSTFLETSYLLIHGELPSATELEEFDQTLRRHTLLVEDMKQFFDGFHRDAHPMSVLASAVSALGTFYQDNLNPHDAAARDLSTVRLMAKLPTIASYAFRKSQGKSLLYPNNDYNLVENFLWMTFGQPTEDFELDPAVARALDQLFILHADHEQNCSTSTVRLVGSSEANMFAAISAGIHALSGPLHGGANSAVLAMLEKIRAEGGDVKEFVRKVKDKEDGVKLMGFGHRVYKNYDPRAAIVKKTAHEMFEKAGSNELLELAMQLEEHALEDDYFVERKLYPNVDFYTGLIYESLGFPSDMFTVLFALGRLPGWIAQYREMITDPVTKIGRPRQIYTGSEARDYTPVAQRA; encoded by the coding sequence ATGACAGACACGAACCAGACCGCCGCTGCCACCCTCACGCACAAGGACACCGAGCTGTCCCTGCCGGTGGTCCCTGCCGTCGAGGGCAACGACGGCCTGGACATCAGCTCCCTGCTGAAGTCCACGGGGGACGTCACCCTCGATGTGGGCTTCGTCAACACCGCCTCCTGCTCCTCGGAGATCACCTACATCGACGGCGACGCCGGGATCCTGCGCTACCGCGGCTACCCCATCGAGCAGCTGGCCGAGCACTCGACCTTCCTGGAGACCAGCTACCTGCTCATCCACGGGGAGCTGCCCTCGGCGACCGAGCTCGAGGAGTTCGACCAGACGTTGCGGCGGCACACCCTGCTCGTGGAGGACATGAAGCAGTTCTTCGACGGCTTCCACCGCGACGCCCACCCGATGTCCGTCCTGGCCTCCGCGGTCTCCGCGCTCGGCACCTTCTACCAGGACAACCTCAACCCGCATGACGCCGCGGCGCGCGACCTGAGCACGGTCCGGCTCATGGCCAAGCTGCCCACCATCGCCTCCTACGCCTTCCGCAAGAGCCAGGGCAAGTCGCTGCTCTACCCCAACAACGACTACAACCTGGTCGAGAACTTCCTGTGGATGACCTTCGGTCAGCCCACGGAGGACTTCGAGCTCGACCCGGCCGTGGCCCGCGCCCTGGACCAGCTGTTCATCCTGCACGCCGACCACGAGCAGAACTGCTCGACCTCGACCGTGCGCCTCGTGGGCTCCTCCGAGGCCAACATGTTCGCGGCCATCTCGGCCGGGATCCACGCGCTCTCCGGCCCGCTGCACGGCGGCGCCAACAGCGCCGTCCTGGCCATGCTGGAGAAGATCCGGGCCGAGGGCGGTGACGTCAAGGAGTTCGTCCGCAAGGTCAAGGACAAGGAGGACGGCGTCAAGCTCATGGGCTTCGGCCACCGGGTCTACAAGAACTACGACCCGCGTGCGGCCATCGTCAAGAAGACGGCCCACGAGATGTTCGAGAAGGCCGGCTCCAACGAGCTGCTCGAGCTGGCGATGCAGCTCGAGGAGCACGCCCTCGAGGACGACTACTTCGTGGAGCGCAAGCTCTACCCCAACGTCGACTTCTACACCGGCCTCATCTACGAGTCGCTGGGCTTCCCCTCCGACATGTTCACGGTGCTCTTCGCGCTGGGCCGGCTGCCGGGATGGATCGCGCAGTACCGCGAGATGATCACCGACCCCGTGACCAAGATCGGCCGGCCGCGTCAGATCTACACCGGCTCCGAGGCCCGCGACTACACCCCCGTCGCCCAGCGCGCCTGA
- the fdxA gene encoding ferredoxin, with amino-acid sequence MTYVIAQPCVDLKDKACIEECPVDCIYEGERSLYIHPDECVDCGACEPVCPVEAIYYEDDVPEEWAEYYKANVEFFDDLGSPGGAAKMGMIPKDHPIVAALPPQSHDE; translated from the coding sequence ATGACGTACGTGATCGCCCAGCCCTGTGTGGACCTCAAGGACAAGGCCTGCATCGAGGAGTGTCCGGTCGACTGCATCTACGAGGGTGAGCGCTCGCTCTACATCCACCCCGACGAGTGCGTCGACTGCGGTGCCTGCGAGCCGGTGTGCCCGGTGGAGGCGATCTACTACGAGGACGACGTCCCGGAGGAGTGGGCGGAGTACTACAAGGCGAACGTCGAGTTCTTCGATGACCTCGGCAGCCCCGGTGGCGCCGCCAAGATGGGCATGATCCCCAAGGACCACCCCATCGTGGCCGCGCTGCCACCGCAGTCGCACGACGAGTGA